In Balneolales bacterium ANBcel1, one genomic interval encodes:
- a CDS encoding DUF481 domain-containing protein, with amino-acid sequence MRHFSTSLFLCTLTFFLMDPADADAQVVNVERHRVQADTFNVWTGGLGFGLSVSKSANQVVRLNTTSDLTYVAKKHDFLFIARNNFLRVEGENVMNDGYAHLRAVLFRDNTLAPEVFLQAQYNLDWGLARRTLAGSNVRIRLHETDSFSAFVSTGLMFENEIWKDEDEDLRDVRNLLKSTTSFNLRGRLTDSVDLAAISYYQARPDRFFKPRFTSDWQVRFRISENLRFALQFVSTFDSDPPLNSTEFIYNINNILEVRF; translated from the coding sequence ATGCGCCATTTTTCTACGTCACTTTTTCTCTGCACTCTGACCTTTTTTTTGATGGATCCCGCCGATGCCGATGCCCAGGTGGTTAATGTGGAGCGCCATCGGGTTCAGGCCGATACGTTTAATGTCTGGACAGGCGGACTCGGTTTCGGACTCAGTGTTTCCAAAAGCGCCAATCAGGTAGTTCGGTTAAACACTACATCAGATCTGACCTATGTGGCAAAAAAACACGATTTTCTTTTTATTGCCCGGAATAATTTTCTCAGAGTGGAAGGCGAAAATGTAATGAACGACGGCTATGCCCACCTGAGAGCCGTTCTTTTCCGTGATAATACCCTGGCCCCGGAGGTTTTTCTTCAGGCCCAGTACAATCTCGACTGGGGACTGGCCCGGCGAACGCTTGCCGGTAGCAACGTGCGCATCAGACTCCATGAAACCGATTCTTTTTCCGCATTTGTAAGTACCGGCCTGATGTTCGAAAATGAAATATGGAAGGATGAGGATGAGGACCTCCGGGACGTCCGGAATTTGTTGAAGTCAACCACCAGTTTCAACCTGCGGGGACGCCTCACGGATTCGGTGGATCTGGCAGCGATCAGCTATTACCAGGCGCGGCCCGACCGGTTTTTCAAGCCCCGGTTTACCTCCGACTGGCAAGTGCGTTTCCGGATATCCGAAAATCTGCGGTTTGCCCTGCAGTTTGTCAGTACCTTTGATTCCGACCCGCCACTGAACTCCACAGAATTCATATACAATATCAACAACATCCTGGAAGTTAGATTCTGA